A genomic region of Populus nigra chromosome 11, ddPopNigr1.1, whole genome shotgun sequence contains the following coding sequences:
- the LOC133667939 gene encoding uncharacterized protein LOC133667939 produces the protein MASAGIRLEGNGLCRFSGNNPVKNAHLWPCNNVKISGNLCDGARFRKGRVSMSMKSITTPGIVKTADSSDGNKKSAVLYEKVEQWMRDSVVEIVNNLREAPLLVHVYAEESGGTTVLKTEKEVAEEKWPGLMERWEKRETQLPDGVIFVEKLEDGEEEEEEDAITRAWGIVVQGRGVDCGPVCYLLKTSRVGAGPGLGLCCTHFCLMKVQSFRETARSQFKNCWLSQGL, from the coding sequence ATGGCATCAGCGGGCATTCGGCTTGAAGGGAATGGTCTTTGCCGGTTTTCTGGAAACAATCCCGTCAAGAATGCCCATCTGTGGCCATGTAATAATGTCAAGATATCCGGAAACTTGTGTGATGGTGCAAGATTCAGGAAAGGGAGGGTCTCGATGTCAATGAAGAGTATTACAACGCCGGGAATTGTAAAGACAGCCGATTCTTCTGATGGAAACAAGAAATCTGCAGTTTTATATGAGAAGGTTGAACAATGGATGAGGGATTCTGTGGTGGAGATTGTTAACAACTTAAGGGAAGCGCCTCTTTTGGTCCATGTCTATGCGGAGGAAAGCGGTGGAACGACGGTGCTGAAGACGGAGAAGGAGGTGGCGGAGGAGAAATGGCCAGGCTTGATGGAGAGATGGGAAAAGAGAGAGACCCAGTTGCCTGATGGGGTGATTTTTGTGGAGAAACTGGAGGACggtgaagaggaggaggaggaagatgcGATTACCAGGGCATGGGGGATCGTGGTGCAAGGGAGAGGAGTGGATTGTGGGCCTGTCTGCTACTTGCTGAAGACAAGCAGGGTTGGGGCTGGGCCTGGTTTGGGCCTGTGCTGCACTCATTTTTGTTTGATGAAGGTACAGAGTTTCAGGGAGACAGCCAGGTCTCAGTTCAAGAATTGCTGGTTGTCGCAAGGGCTATGA